From the genome of Cytobacillus firmus, one region includes:
- a CDS encoding DUF5344 family protein, whose protein sequence is MTEIKLIQSEVENALSELKSKAEGVDVINPSITFPESSLDLLSEITKIEQKYYTTLKQYQNLLIKTEQDMRTLIDQLAQKDKELSQKMK, encoded by the coding sequence ATGACCGAAATTAAATTAATTCAAAGTGAAGTGGAAAATGCCCTTAGTGAACTCAAAAGCAAGGCAGAAGGGGTTGATGTCATTAATCCTTCCATTACATTCCCAGAAAGCAGTTTGGATCTGCTGTCTGAAATCACTAAAATTGAGCAAAAGTATTATACGACCCTTAAACAATATCAAAATTTGCTGATTAAAACAGAACAAGATATGAGAACCCTAATAGATCAGCTTGCTCAAAAAGATAAAGAGCTATCTCAAAAAATGAAATAG
- the essA gene encoding type VII secretion protein EssA, whose product MKLNRFLKVIVLLPALWLLAGQSAGATPDFNNVTPNTYEKKEFKENTDYLHEKSLYENKKEIPEEQKDLTFTKKNLNPLKEVKEKLFDGGETTTNTITAKADQLQLFSDSKQESFFKAEDQVPAEQDNKLMILYIILLVISIGVIMGFLIPRMAKQPDN is encoded by the coding sequence ATGAAGCTTAATAGATTCCTTAAAGTAATAGTTCTGCTCCCGGCACTTTGGCTGCTGGCTGGCCAATCCGCCGGGGCGACCCCTGACTTTAATAACGTAACGCCGAATACCTATGAAAAAAAGGAATTCAAAGAGAATACCGATTACTTGCATGAAAAATCGCTTTATGAAAATAAGAAAGAGATCCCCGAAGAACAAAAGGATCTTACTTTTACAAAAAAGAACCTGAATCCTTTGAAGGAAGTGAAGGAGAAGCTTTTCGACGGCGGTGAAACCACTACTAATACCATCACCGCAAAAGCAGACCAGCTTCAGCTATTTTCCGATTCGAAACAGGAAAGCTTTTTCAAAGCGGAGGATCAGGTACCCGCAGAACAAGATAATAAATTAATGATTCTTTATATTATTCTGCTTGTCATTTCCATAGGTGTGATTATGGGATTCCTCATTCCGAGGATGGCGAAGCAGCCTGATAATTGA
- a CDS encoding YwqH-like family protein produces MDDNSILISQLYRDISFLNSEISKNNEILARLRRAQQEISSGQEEFMLNKRYIHQPNLNQSVWAGTHANDFDDIRGEIEDTYMRIGNIEIEGMLNNIEMKITHYEGLNKSLSSTISSKRYRISQLSD; encoded by the coding sequence GTGGATGATAATTCCATTTTAATAAGCCAGCTGTATAGAGATATTTCCTTTTTGAATAGTGAAATTAGTAAGAACAATGAGATACTTGCACGATTGAGAAGGGCACAGCAGGAAATCTCATCAGGCCAGGAAGAATTTATGCTTAATAAGCGTTATATTCATCAGCCCAATTTAAATCAGTCGGTTTGGGCTGGAACACATGCGAATGATTTTGATGATATACGTGGAGAAATTGAAGATACCTATATGAGGATTGGAAACATTGAAATTGAAGGAATGTTAAACAATATTGAAATGAAGATAACCCATTACGAAGGATTAAATAAGTCTCTTTCAAGCACAATTTCTTCTAAACGTTATCGTATCTCACAATTAAGCGATTAA